A part of Mustela erminea isolate mMusErm1 chromosome 9, mMusErm1.Pri, whole genome shotgun sequence genomic DNA contains:
- the LOC116598950 gene encoding 60S ribosomal protein L39-like, which produces MSSHKTFRIKRFLAKKQKQNRPIPQWIQMKTGNKIRYNSKRRHWRRTKLGL; this is translated from the coding sequence ATGTCTTCTCACAAGACTTTCAGAATCAAGCGATTCCtggccaagaaacaaaagcagaatcgtCCCATCCCCCAGTGGATTCAGATGAAAACTGGTAATAAAATCAGGTACAACTCCAAGAGGCGTCACTGGAGAAGAACCAAGCTGGGTCTGTAA